A single region of the Labeo rohita strain BAU-BD-2019 chromosome 3, IGBB_LRoh.1.0, whole genome shotgun sequence genome encodes:
- the LOC127163419 gene encoding zinc-binding protein A33, translated as MKRVQISQPDPQTPSGALIHVPRYLGNLPFRVWKKMQDIVQNTPVILDPNTAHLRLLLSDELISLSWSENKQSVPKNPERFDDYYCVLGSDGFNSGTHCWDVEVKESLCWSLGVTTASNKRGCDFYNTDVWNVQYDQYGLYERSGFIVKKYLDRVRVNLDYDRGAVSFSDPVTNTHSQPPSLALSFHPLIVFPLSGSYR; from the exons ATGAAAAG AGTCCAGATCTCACAGCCGGATCCACAGACGCCTTCTGGAGCTTTGATTCATGTGCCACGTTACTTGGGCAACCTGCCGTTCAGAGTCTGGAAGAAGATGCAGGACATCGTCCAAAACA CTCCTGTGATTCTGGATCCAAATACGGCTCATCTACGTCTCCTCCTGTCTGATGAGCTGATCAGTCTAAGTTGGAGTGAGAACAAACAATCCGTTCCTAAAaatccagagagatttgatgattattattgtgttttggGTTCAGATGGTTTTAACTCAGGAACACACTGCTGGGATGTGGAGGTTAAAGAGAGTTTATGCTGGAGTCTTGGAGTAACTACAGCATCAAACAAAAGGGGGTGTGATTTCTATAACACTGATGTATGGAATGTGCAGTATGATCAGTATGGACTGTATGAAAGGTCtggttttattgttaaaaaatatcttgatcGTGTGAGAGTGAATCTGGACTATGACAGAGGAGCGGTGTCATTCTCTGATCCTGTAACtaacacacattcacaaccacCTTCACTGGCACTGTCTTTCCATCCTTTGATAGTTTTTCCTCTGTCAGGATCTTACCGTTGA